ctatcagctcttcgcgggacatggcgtacagggggccgaacggcggcgtttttccttctataagcgggatatggtggtcggacggtcggtgtgggggcagcttctcggcttcttgcggggaaaatacgtccgcgaattcccggattgtttcgggcagggtcggcccgttcctattttgggggtcggcggctaggacctcatcaatctgtttcaaggttacggcgtacagtcggcaggatcggcggcgggcgtatatgctcgcggcttgcagggaaataggggcgatatccatttcgcggagggacggcggtcggtcagcctggtactgggggcggcttttttttggtacggcgtgtaaagctttaaccttctccggtttgtcgggcatattgcagtgtcggcggcaatagtcgctgttaaacgtaataacgtgtgacgcgaatccaatcgttggatcgtgctgctttagccaaggcattcctagcacaatggggtagtgggctagctgtgtgacgaagaacagcgcgtttttctggatgtggtccttgattctcaattgtcctcggacataatgggtgcacttcccactttcggcggtccttccgtcgaatacttcgatgtcgaatgggtttcgcagcggatacatttgtagttggcgttcttcggcccatccttggtcgaggaagcattttccttccgcaccgcaatcggtgagggcataggttgggaggttttggccccccactgtcagttcggcaggcaggatcatcaggtcggatcgttggttatattcctcttcaacggggaacccgtgaacggcggcggcagagatgcggatcgccggcggtctatgcgcggccttggcggcctgggggcgacttatcccaggcgggctccgtttttcgaacttcggctgctggagcggctggcgtccgagccgcggcgggggtttttagggagtttggtttgtatttggcgcggggacctggacctggacctggatcgttcgattccggcctggtgcagccgcgtgcggcgggtatccggttccgggcatttggcaacgaaatgttcttgggatccacaacggtaacatagcatgttttccttgcggttgtggcggcgttggctgctcaggtccatagggtcgttaagcgggagctccgcgtttggcttgggggcggcccgcggtatgtcgggttgggttcggggagccgcgcgcgcggggggcgctgcggcccgaggggtacgtgtctgtctgtttttatactgctggtgctggcggtagcggttatccaagctttgcaggtgtcgggtaaattcgtggtactggcgggatggggcggggttgtggaggagcatgtcctggagctcttccgatattccctggaatagaagaggggggagggcatcctccggcatttctccttccagagacaggcgttggaactccgacagatactcggcgaaatctacgttccgctgcttcagggcatatagtttgttttgtgcgttttggacgtggtcggggtccccgaatgcctcctctaggtattggaggagatccgtataatctccgaattggggtgtgcctccgaccattttgggcaggatcaggttgtacgctttaccggacagtcgaccggctacataaatcaggcgtgattcggggttggggaagcggtctttgtttgaggtcattttcccccggatttgggtggcgaagcggcggaggtcggagcgggcgcccgtaaatttatcggggtctggaagtcgttcagaaaggcgggcggaggcgggatgttcggaagcaggcggcggagtcgttcccataggagtaaccataaggggttcaacaggcgtgttggtagttggggcgggggtggttatgtgtaccgtgggtagcgttacggtccgaacttccttcagttcggaccgtgttttctctaattcggcgaaagcggcatcccgggaggttatggcggaggccttttccatggccatggccagaatgtcggcctgcgccttgtcgcggacacggtccgtttcggcgcgggcgcgttgggtctcggcttcctgcatttctaggcaggagttcaggcggacgttgctatcgtgcaatagttgcagcttttggtaggaatcggagatgtaagacacccattgttcagggtgtccttgtaggtgttcgatcagttcctcggtcgaatcggttaagatcgggggttgcagtgacgcaggcatcgcgggcacctaatgaaggagctacgtaatgtcacgggcaggcagggcggacaggtaggtgcgggcgatcaggtaacaggacagagtatattggctatctagtcttccaggcacagggtagcaggtggttgttgacgaagacgtagctcgaggagctacatatcggagactgcagagatttcgcgtagatatacgcgcgcgaggcgctcggccctcgcgccttcacgtgacaggggtcatgactaagcgacagcccagtggctgtccttcaggtctgtgacagtaaataggcttttaagccactgtgcttcacgcagggcttccgctaaggcgtcggtttcggcttctggggtgcttagagctatagtactagcctttttgcacttccacgttatagggcccccagatagggtatacaaatatccgtaagtggattttgaatcttccctagccccggcaaaatcgctgtcactaaaaccaagtaattttaggcctttaaaacccccaatcaaagagttaggtggtaaattagctttaattaccctatttccgtagcagattgctagggatttagtacctgctaagtagcgaagtaggtttttagctgccgttaagtggattgtagtggctttcgttaaaaaacgagataaccatgttaattatatgcattattttgcatgtaataagcccacttttatttgtatatagccaattttatttagtgccgaagtggagtggggaatggtggaattccgttactttgttaatgcaggaatgcaatttaaaggtcagcgagtggggttagctaccctgtaccgggtttaatacccaccctgcacctgcgagtcagctaccctgtaccgggttgaaaatttcaccaagttaacgtttaaatgcaaacccagagatggtttgtatgcaaatgagggtgttttttcaaaaacccatacaaattagtttttcggaaattcattcgcggcaccggaaccttttctggcgtgcggacccccacttcgatgtcggagagtatgtaagggaaataaagcaaaatctcccccaaccaattatttatcagtaccaaaattatagtgcatttctacctattatttagcgcttttagcactggttatttaccacgccgcacctagggtttacccctatatcccctgttagcaccatttttattaacagTTTTATTATAAAATATACGCGGGTGGGTattgggatttttttttttttacagttTTTGTAATAAAAATATTATTGTTGGAAGCGATATTAATTTGACGTGGCGATGCAATTTAATCGTTAACGACGAAAATCGACGAGGTATTTTTAAATTAAAACGCGCGCTATTTTTTCCGCCAATGTAATTGGTGGAAAAGCCATGTGGCTGGTAAAATATATAAACGCGCGGGCCGCCTTTGCGAAGCAAGGGTGGGCTAATCTAAGCTTTGAAACTAAAGTTTGCCTTGGATTACAGGTATTTCCGCACCTATTCTGTTAAATATATATGGCGGAATAGGAACTTTTGCAAATTCTTTCGCTTTTCTTTCGCCACAGGACTAAACCGGCCTTAAAAATTGCATAAAATGGAGATTTTTAAGGCTCGTCTCGCAATATCTTAAATTCGTCCAAATGTGGACATTAATAATGGTTTCGCGGTACTGTTTGCCAAACTTCCTTATTGCCTTTGCTAACGCCACATTCCTAGCCGCGTCTTGCAATTGCACTTCCGACTCGTCCACAAGCTTGTCATGTTGCATATTGTTATTAACCACAGGAAAGACGAAAAAAGATGATATCGCAGAGAGTGGAAAAAAACTGCGTGGGGCTGCAGATATTTTGAAAAGAAGCGTGGAGTTGTACAGATTTCAGCCAACGCACATCAATAATAAAAGTGCATAGGAAATGCATCGATAATTCCACCGGGCATCCTTAGGGCGATGATTGCCGAGCAAGTGAGGTTTTTCAGTTGCGAACATTTTGCAGTAACATAAAACAAACCATGTGCGGCAACTACGATAGGCACGCTGTATCTCTGGCTCAATAACACCCAGCCCATCAATTATATTCTCTCGGAACTGTGGGTGGCTTGGGCAGCGTCTTCCACTGGACGACGTGATAGGATAATAAAGCTGTGGATAGCTTTCTTTCCGGCCTGGTTGCAGTCATGCCGGCGCGGAAGCTTTGCGTACTGCTGCCGATGGTCAGGCCAAAACAACCTGCGAGTTGGCACAATTGGTATACCCGAGCCGGTCTCACATCTGTCAGATGACTAACCAAGGGGTATGTATCTACACTGAAACCAGCTTGCTCTTTCCACAGACCATCTTGGCCAGCGACAGAATCGATCCACTGGCCAGCAGCTCCATGACTTGCATGCTGGCTTCGAACTCGCGCGCGATAAAGTTCCGGATCTCTATGGCGACCAGCGAGTCGAGATGGTAATGCGTCAACGACCGTGTCACGTCCATATCCTCCGCCTCCAGCATCAGCACAGCCGAAATCTTGCCAACCAGCCCGGCACAAACCACCCCTTCCGCCTCCTCGGCTGTCTTGGCCGCCTTCAACGCCGCCCCGAACGACACTACACCACCGGTGCCTGCTGAGGGGTTGGCTTGCTCGAGCTGGGCCTCCATTGCCAGCCGCAAGTGCTTGAACTTGGCGTCCAAGGTCCAAAACGGCTGCACAGCCGGGGTGATGCGCATGCCCGTGACGGTGTGGTTGTTGCACGTCTCGGCGAGGCGGCCGCTGATGGCCGCGCGGAGGAGAGCGAGGACCTCGCGCTCACGgatgccgtcgccgcccaggTTTCTGGCGACCTCGGCCAGCTTTTCTTCGTTTTCGGCCAGGTAGCCCGAGTCGGTCACCATGGTCAGGTCCAGAGACGAAGCGGGGAGCCCGCGGGCCAGGCGGTGCTGGACCAGGGCTGTCAGGAAGCAGTTGGCCGCCGCGTAGGCCGCCTGGCCCCTGTTGCCAACCATGCCCGCAGCTGAGGACAGCGCGACGAAAAAGTCCAGCGGGGTGTCTCGGAGCGCGTGGTGGAGGTTCCATGCACCTTGGACTTTGCCTTGGATGACTGTGGTGTAGTCTTCCCATGTCATGTTTTCGAACAGAACGTCCTGTATACGAGTAACTGTCAGCGCAGATTTTCAGAGTTCTGCATGTCTATACCTATTTTGCCGTCTCGATGTTTTACTCACCCGAAGAACCATGGTTCCATGAACAATCCCACGAACCGTGGGCATCCCTCGCAGGCCGTCGGAGATTAACGATTCCACATCGGCCTTGATGGCGACATTGCACCTGCGCACGACGATCTCTGCCCCGACTTGGATCCCTTCGTCGATGAGCTCAGTAATATTGTCGGATACCATTCCACTCCTGGAAACCAGGGCAATGTGGCGAGCCCCATTGGTCACCATCCATCGCGCCATACTCCGGCCGAGACCGCCAGTGCCACCGACTAGGACGTAAGTGGCATCTGGTCTGAGCAAGTTGCTTGCACGTCGCGATCGAGTTGCCTTTGAAAAGACAGTCAGTATATCGTGGTTTGTATGGAAGACCACCAAACGACGTACCTTGACTTGGTCTCCAGTATTTGCCACTACCGCAATCTTTCCTAGCAATCGTCCTGTTTGCAGGGTCTTGAAAGCGCTTTCAAGATTTGAGATGGGGAATTTGTGGATGGGCCCAGGCGGGCGCATTGCTCCAGACTCGAGGAGCATACGAAGCTTGGCCAATACACGCCTGATGACGGAAGGCTTCTCCTCGGCTAGGGCGCAAATGTCGACCGAGGCGTAGCTCAAGTTCTTGCTCCTCTCCGCCATGTCCCATCGTGCTCCTCGACTGCTGTCTCTGTTGCTGAGATTAACAAGTCTGCCAAACTTGGCCAAGCACTCCCACGCTTCCGTCACGGCGTCACCTGCTGAAGAATCCAGTACAACATCGACGCCCCTACCGCATGTAGCCGCTCGAATCTTGGGCCCAAGTCCGCTGATCTTGCTGCTAAATATTTGATGCTCGGAGATCCCATATTCCTTCATCAGCAGCTCTTTCTCTTGCGAGGTGCTGACAGTCGCAAACATTTTGGCGCCGTGCTCCTGCGCCAGGCAAATTGCCGCTTGGCCAACAGGGCTGGCGGCACCATGTATCATCACGCTCTCCCCCTTCTCCAGGCGGCCTAGATCGAAGAGGCCGTAGTATGCCGTGCAGTACGCCAGTGGTAGACAAGCTGCCTCGTCGAAGGATATTGTCTTTGGCACCCGCATGACTGTCATCTCTTTCGTTCGCACCCGAGAGGCGTAGCCGCCTCGAACCAATGCGCACACATGATCCCCGACCTCGACGTCCCTGCAACTCGCGCCAACGGCGATGACGGTCCCACTTATTTCATAACCAGCCTCGTCATCGGTCTGGCCTTTTACTGCCATGATATCCCTAGAGTTCATCCCGATGGCCTTCACCTCGATCTCGACATTGTCGTCATCCAGTGTCCCATTCGCGATGTCATCCACAAAATGTAGGGACTCAGTTGAGGATGGCGCTGTAACGGCTAGCCTCAATGGCCGGTCGCCGTTTGCAAATGGCCTGTCCTCCAAGACGGATGAGCATGTCTCGCTGTGGACGTATGCGTTCATGTCCTCGTCGTTGACCACCCTCGGAGTCAACAGCCGACCACCCCTCTCCGTGAACTCGAGCTCAGAGGTTGGGGTCGATCCGACACCAAAGACGCGCTCAAAGACCTGGAGGACCACTGCGGTTGCATGATCTGCCGAGATTTCATCATCTCCGTCGAGATCCAGGGTCGCAAACTTGATGGCAGTCTCGGACCTTAGGGTCCTGCTCAACCCCGAGATCATGTTTGCTTCAGGGTTGCTCGAGCTTGCATAGGCACCGCGGACGACCCAAAGACAGCTTTTTGCTTTGGTGAGCGCGTTCCTGAGCAGGTTGAACTTTGCTTCTGAAAGCTGGGACAGCATTGGTCTGTCTAGCTCGCAGAGCACGATCAGAGTTTTCCCGTCTGGCTCTAGGTCTTCCAGGCTGCAAACGTCAGGGGTGTTACCTATGAGAGCTTTGATGTCTACACTCAGCGTAGAGGCAAGGGAGTTTTGCAGTTCAGACTTGTCGTGGACGACTGCGACAGATAGTGATGAGAAGTGGCTTGGAATACCTTGTCCGTTTCTCGCTGTCGAATTGTCAGTGTGGGAAGCAACGGGATCAACCAGGTCCGAGACTGGCTCCCACTGGATTTTGTAGCAGAGCTCCCGAGGGACATCTACCGCTGCCTCGGCCCCACTATCAACGATGGGTGAGACGACAAGCTCTTCGATCGCAATCAAGGCTCGCTTTGGGTTGGTGCTATTAGTGGCGAATGCATTGACCTTGAGTGGCCGCGAAAGCCCACTTGGAGAGTTGGCATGACAGTAAGCCAACAATGAGTGGTCTGGTTCTTTGCAAATCCTAATAGCATCCGTGGTGATGGACATCTTGCCGAGTGATGATGGAAGATATACCGTCTTGACTGTCGCGTCTCCAGATGTCACGATTGGCCAGTACATGGCTATGAGGGATTCGAGCAGGCATGGGTGTATGATGGGAGATGCCAGTACTCCTTGGGGCATCTCTTTGGCAACGTCGGGTATGGGAATATTACCCGAGGAGTGCGTCTCGCTTGCCCTGCAGTCTTGCAAGCCTTGGAACAATGGCCCAAAGTCAACGCCAGCTTTTGCCATCTTGGAGTACATGGACCCTGTTTGGACAATGCTGGTTCCGGGGCTCTCCATGGAATCCATGATGGACTGCAGCTCTTCTTCTCTGGCTGCCACCTCGCGATCTCCATCGACCTCGTTGATCTCTTTGGCACGGGCAGAGACCAGCCCAACGCAGTGCTCGGTCCAACCTGCATCCGGAGAGTAGGAAGAGATGCGGAATCTGTTCCAGGAACCAGCAAGGACCTCTCCGCCTTCTTGAGTCGACCGTAGAGCCGTGATGATCTCAACGTCTGCATCACCGACAACCAGCGGCTTGACGATGGTAACATCCCGCACCTCCAGACTATCAACCTGCCGGCTCTGCGACGCCGCTCTCTGAGCCACCGCCTCCAACGCCATGACAACAAACGCGGCGAATGGATACACCACCAGCCCCTGGACTTTGTGCTGGCGCAGCCAAGGAACTTCGTCGATGCGCAAAATGTTTCGCCAGGTCGGCTCCACGTCGGTAGAGTAGATGGCCTCGACGCCCAGGAGGTCGCTCCTAGGATGGGGCCGCTGCTTGTGCCGCGTCGTCATCCGTGACTCCTGCCAGTATCTCGTCCGGTGGTTCCAGGGGTAGTTGGGCAGGTCGGTCAGCAGAGTCGGCTCCTTGTCGGGCTTGGGGAAGTTGACGGCCTCAAAGTCGAGGTTCACGCCCTTGGTGAACAGGGACACTCCGAGGTCCATCAGGGTGTCG
The Pyricularia oryzae 70-15 chromosome 1, whole genome shotgun sequence DNA segment above includes these coding regions:
- a CDS encoding lovastatin nonaketide synthase yields the protein MAPSAVLPESPPAAESYWSRLKNAVTGSSTGPPLPELSSSHAASGSTAPDHADPPRQQQQQQQQHTPIAIVGMACRMPGAVSSPAEFWELLARCRSGFGPIPAATRFDPAAFQHPVPGRGGCFTPAGGSFLQCDVRAFDAAFFGLTEKEAVALDPQQRLLLECTFEALENAGMPRHAIVGRDVGVFVGGSFPEYESHLFRDSDAIPVHQATGCAYAMQSNRISHFFDLRGPSFTSDTACSSSMVAVHLACQSLRAGESSAALVGGCHLNMLPEFWISFSTSRLLSDTGRSIAFDNRGTGFGRGEGCAMMVLKPLDQAVRDKDAIRAVIVGTGINQDGRTPGITTPNGAAQEALMQQVYRKFGLSRRECGFVEAHGTGTRVGDPIEARAIYKALGRGRARRDPLLIGSVKSNIGHLEGASGMAGLLKAVLMMERGFVLPNCDFKEPNPSIRWREWNLRVPTMQTPFPPDKKYISVNNFGFGGTNGHVVIQAAPYAAKEELSNNLPEKQHRMFVFTANDRESLAAVMQGVVVYLERRPEVFEGALMRNLAYTLGQRRSLLQWRAAIHSRHSLELIDGLNDKRAVVRRESEAVRLGFVFNGQGAQWWAMGRELYEQYPVFAASIDLADGSLADLGATWSLVDELAKDEETTRVGEAHISQPACTAIQLALVDLLRGWGVHPTAVAGHSSGEIAAAYSAGIITFKSAMSIAYHRGRLIPMLKEQFPALQGRMMAVGGSKSDVQGMIDGLCEKQVRIACFNSPSSLTISGDEPALAELEKVVEDRQMFHRRLVVDVAYHSHHMDLVAEEYQAALAHLPDPSRSTGVKFYSSLYGRLAEGSELRASYWVENLTCPVRFSEAVENMLEPSETSKTGVTALVELGPHSALQGPIKQILKAVGGAATAVTYDSALVRKKDAVDTLMDLGVSLFTKGVNLDFEAVNFPKPDKEPTLLTDLPNYPWNHRTRYWQESRMTTRHKQRPHPRSDLLGVEAIYSTDVEPTWRNILRIDEVPWLRQHKVQGLVVYPFAAFVVMALEAVAQRAASQSRQVDSLEVRDVTIVKPLVVGDADVEIITALRSTQEGGEVLAGSWNRFRISSYSPDAGWTEHCVGLVSARAKEINEVDGDREVAAREEELQSIMDSMESPGTSIVQTGSMYSKMAKAGVDFGPLFQGLQDCRASETHSSGNIPIPDVAKEMPQGVLASPIIHPCLLESLIAMYWPIVTSGDATVKTVYLPSSLGKMSITTDAIRICKEPDHSLLAYCHANSPSGLSRPLKVNAFATNSTNPKRALIAIEELVVSPIVDSGAEAAVDVPRELCYKIQWEPVSDLVDPVASHTDNSTARNGQGIPSHFSSLSVAVVHDKSELQNSLASTLSVDIKALIGNTPDVCSLEDLEPDGKTLIVLCELDRPMLSQLSEAKFNLLRNALTKAKSCLWVVRGAYASSSNPEANMISGLSRTLRSETAIKFATLDLDGDDEISADHATAVVLQVFERVFGVGSTPTSELEFTERGGRLLTPRVVNDEDMNAYVHSETCSSVLEDRPFANGDRPLRLAVTAPSSTESLHFVDDIANGTLDDDNVEIEVKAIGMNSRDIMAVKGQTDDEAGYEISGTVIAVGASCRDVEVGDHVCALVRGGYASRVRTKEMTVMRVPKTISFDEAACLPLAYCTAYYGLFDLGRLEKGESVMIHGAASPVGQAAICLAQEHGAKMFATVSTSQEKELLMKEYGISEHQIFSSKISGLGPKIRAATCGRGVDVVLDSSAGDAVTEAWECLAKFGRLVNLSNRDSSRGARWDMAERSKNLSYASVDICALAEEKPSVIRRVLAKLRMLLESGAMRPPGPIHKFPISNLESAFKTLQTGRLLGKIAVVANTGDQVKATRSRRASNLLRPDATYVLVGGTGGLGRSMARWMVTNGARHIALVSRSGMVSDNITELIDEGIQVGAEIVVRRCNVAIKADVESLISDGLRGMPTVRGIVHGTMVLRDVLFENMTWEDYTTVIQGKVQGAWNLHHALRDTPLDFFVALSSAAGMVGNRGQAAYAAANCFLTALVQHRLARGLPASSLDLTMVTDSGYLAENEEKLAEVARNLGGDGIREREVLALLRAAISGRLAETCNNHTVTGMRITPAVQPFWTLDAKFKHLRLAMEAQLEQANPSAGTGGVVSFGAALKAAKTAEEAEGVVCAGLVGKISAVLMLEAEDMDVTRSLTHYHLDSLVAIEIRNFIAREFEASMQVMELLASGSILSLAKMVCGKSKLVSV